One Castanea sativa cultivar Marrone di Chiusa Pesio chromosome 4, ASM4071231v1 DNA window includes the following coding sequences:
- the LOC142633064 gene encoding uncharacterized protein LOC142633064, which translates to MSSSTKQPNSLSKFFTSIQSSNLFGTRSRSEKLQLFCFWVVGGLDFERNVLWDSLVQFCRQERGFPWILAGDFNVIRNANEKLRGLTIGCYENVFNSCLDKLEVWDHAALGCFYTWNNRQSEEEFVAKKLDRVLINQEWGFCFGRSVVEFLHSGISDHLAILVSMGGSKNYGHKPFKIFNYWCDHKKFLGGLRKLGILRVEMARGKLVNFQRKMLNSDSCLQSKRLEDELLHEYNSISSAEETFFKQKSRNKWLNLGDNSSYLHCLIKTRQERNAIKNRVEEVDQIKDLMVDFYQKLLGSSNDVEEAAMIQTVSFFIPRSDS; encoded by the exons ATGTCTTCCTCAACGAAACAACCCAACTCCCTATCCaagttcttcacttcaattcaaagttcaaaccttTTTGGCACTAGAAGTAGAAGTGAAAAGCTACAA ttgttttgtttttgggttgtTGGTGGGTTGGACTTTGAGAGGAATGTTTTGTGGGACAGTTTAGTTCAGTTTTGTAGGCAAGAGAGGGGCTTTCCTTGGATCTTGGCTGGAGATTTTAATGTGATTAGAAATGCAAATGAAAAGCTTCGTGGTTTGACTATTGGTTGTTATGAAAATGTGTTTAATTCATGTTTAGATAAGCTTGAGGTGTGGGACCATGCTGCTTTGGGATGTTTCTATACATGGAATAACAGACAATCAGAGGAAGAATTCGTTGCTAAAAAACTTGATCGAGTTTTAATTAACCAAGAATGGGGTTTCTGCTTTGGTCGTAGTGTAGTTGAGTTTCTTCATTCAGGCATTTCAGATCATTTAGCTATTTTGGTTTCCATGGGTGGTAGTAAAAACTATGGGCACAaaccttttaaaattttcaactattGGTGTgaccataaaaaatttttagGTGGGTTGAGGAAGCTTGGGATATTGAG AGTTGAGATGGCAAGAGGAAAGCTTGTGAATTTTCAAAGGAAAATGTTGAATTCTGATAGTTGCTTGCAATCCAAAAGGTTAGAGGATGAATTGCTCCATGAGTACAATTCTATTAGTAGTGCAGAAGAGACTTTTTTCAAGCAAAAATCTAGGAATAAATGGCTTAACTTGGGGGATAATTCTTCCTATTTGCACTGCCTTATTAAGACTAGGCAAGAAAGAAATGCCATTAAAAATCGAGTAGAAGAAGTTGACCAAATTAAGGATCTTATGGTTGATTTTTATCAGAAGCTGTTGGGATCCTCAAATGATGTGGAGGAAGCTGCCATGATTCAAACCGTGTCATTTTTTATTCCAAGATCAGATTCCTAA
- the LOC142633065 gene encoding uncharacterized protein LOC142633065, whose amino-acid sequence MENSGCVAILRLKDCQPLIDKIQGGIKSWSLRKLSFAGKCFCTLKIPQERTWSWRAILKLRDEVRKFIRFEVGDGKSIFLWHDLWHPAGVLIQRFGSRVIYDVASNPEAKVDFVLNDKPWIWRLARSDALVSIQCQLFIVELKDEHKALWQVTKSGKFSYAATYVEIRDKSSEAKWWKLIWFHLTIPKHSFIEIALKVEIISSLNVLSLEEFGMT is encoded by the exons ATGGAAAATTCTGGATGTGTTGCAAT ATTAAGGTTGAAGGACTGTCAGCCActtattgataaaattcaaggCGGAATCAAATCATGGTCATTAAGGAAACTATCTTTTGCTG GTAAGTGTTTTTGTACTCTAAAAATTCCTCAAGAACGTACCTGGAGTTGGAGAGCAATTCTTAAATTGAGGGATGAAGTAAGGAAGTTTATCAGGTTTGAGGTAGGGGATGGGAAATCTATATTTCTTTGGCATGACCTTTGGCATCCTGCTGGGGTATTGATTCAAAGATTTGGTTCCCGTGTCATTTATGATGTTGCAAGTAATCCTGAAGCTAAAGTGGATTTTGTGTTGAACGATAAGCCATGGATTTGGAGGCTTGCTAGATCTGATGCTCTTGTAAGTATTCAGTGTCAACTATTCATTGTTGAGCTTAAAGATGAGCATAAAGCCCTTTGGCAAGTTACTAAATCTGGGAAGTTTTCTTATGCTGCAACATATGTTGAAATTAGAGATAAATCTAGCGAAGCTAAGTGGTGGAAGCTAATTTGGTTCCATTTAACTATCCCCAAGCATTCGTTTATTG aaattgCCTTGAAAGTAGAGATCATATCTTCTTTGAATGTTCTTTCACTAGAAGAATTTGGGATGACATGA